Proteins co-encoded in one Schistocerca cancellata isolate TAMUIC-IGC-003103 chromosome 5, iqSchCanc2.1, whole genome shotgun sequence genomic window:
- the LOC126187816 gene encoding uncharacterized protein LOC126187816 — MSLAFRLNVVEAKARIAGPSDLYVKKGSALSVVCSISQGPHDLGTVFWYRGAAILQPAPAPAPGARLRIDTDWTDALTSRLYIADARPSDSGNYTCVPTLASAASVNVHVINGEHPAAMQHGNKSSAVTSLQLPLSLSLPLALYTATALLARRLS, encoded by the exons AGGCGAAGGCGCGCATCGCGGGCCCGAGCGACCTGTACGTGAAGAAGGGCAGCGCGCTGAGCGTGGTGTGCTCCATCAGCCAGGGCCCGCACGACCTCGGCACCGTGTTCTGGTACCGCGGCGCCGCCATCCTGCAGCCGGCGCCGGCGCCCGCGCCCGGCGCGCGCCTGCGCATCGACACCGACTGGACGGACGCTCTCACGTCGCGCCTCTACATCGCCGACGCCAGGCCCTCAGACTCGGGCAACTACACGTGCGTGCCCACGCTGGCCAGCGCAGCCAGCGTCAACGTGCACGTCATCAACG GGGAACACCCAGCGGCGATGCAGCACGGCAACAAGAGCAGTGCGGTGACGTCGCTGCAGCTCCCGCTGTCGCTGTCTCTGCCGTTGGCGCTGTACACGGCGACAGCGCTGCTGGCGCGCCGGCTCAGCTGA